Below is a genomic region from Miscanthus floridulus cultivar M001 chromosome 1, ASM1932011v1, whole genome shotgun sequence.
TCTTCTGTTGAGCTCTGTACATCTTATTTTCCTCCAATGCCTCTGCGAGCTTAGTTTCCAGTAACTGAATTTTTGACTGAATGGCTGCCTGGTTATCTCCTCCAATCTCCTACAAGCACAAGGAAATACAAGGCACAAGCAGATAGAAACATCAATAAGGAGGAATTGTTTGATCATCATAGCAAGTACTTTACTTCAAATGGCTAACCTGCTTTCCAAGGTTCTCTTTAACGTGGGACATTTGCTCAAAACCCTTTTCCATAATTTGAACTCTCCTGGTGAGATCCTCATTTTCCTGCTCGAGAGATTGTATCTTCCTCTGGTACTCACTGTTTGATCTCTTGATCCTACTGAGTTCGTTCTTTAATTCTGCTTCATGTACATGTGATGCTTCTGATGCTGATAGATCACTCTCCAACCTCACGAGCTTTGCCTGCATAGCTATTCTGTTTCGCTTTTCTTCTTCACCATTTCTCAAAGTCTCCTGCATATCAGAAACTTTATCTGTTAGCATAGCCTTCTGTGCTTTGAGTTCTTCACATTCCTCAGTCACCAAGCGCAGAAACTCCCCCAGTTTCCCTTTTTCAAACTTGGCCTCATCAAGAGAACTCTGAAGTTTGAAAACCTCATCTTGAAGATTCATTATTTTCTGAACCTGAAGTTTCAGGCCAGATATTTCTTCCAGCATTTGTTGTTTCTCATAATCACTAGATTTAAGCTTCAGTTCTAGTTCATTAGAAGTCTTCCTTAACGCATCTTCATTGGATTTAGCAGCTTCCATCAACTTTTTCATATGTTCAGCATCTGATGTCAACATTTCCTCGCTTTGTTTGGAGGCATTAAGGGAATCAACCAATCCTTTAATCTTATTTTTAGACTCCTTACGAAGGTCTTCCAATTGAGATTCGTAGTGTCTCAATTGTGCACTGACGTCTTGGAGATTAGCCTCAAGTTTAGCATTGTCTGCTCGCAGGACAGATACCTCTCGAATAGCATCCAGAGTGGCACTTTCTCGCTCCTCGTGCGTGGAGGAGACCTGTGCAGTGAGGCTGACGACCTCCCTCTCAAGATTCTCTACTTCAAGAGTCTTTTCTTTCTCAATCTTATTGAGCATGAAATGCGCGCGATTAATTCTTTCTTCTTGTTCCATGTGCTCCTGGAATATACTCTCCAATTCTGACAATAAAGATTGCTCTTTAGAAGAAATGTCCTTCTGTAGTGACGAAAGCTTTGCCTCAAGGAACTCCACTGTTTTGCTAAACTCAAAGTTCCTTTTTTTCGAATCATCCAGTTCCTGCTCTTTTTGCGTAAGATGACCGTGTAATTCCAACTTCTGCTTTTTCAGATCAGCAGTTAGATTCTGAAGAGAACTGCACTCTTCAATAAGGCTCTCAACCGTAGATTGTAGTTTAGAATTAGATCTTCTCAGAACTTCAGAATTATCTTGTGCTTCTGACAATCTTCTTTGAGATTCTTGTTGTTTCTGCTTAAACTCGAGCCTTTGAGTTTCCATCTCTGATTGCTGACGCTCTACTTTATctttgagattgatgatgagagaTCTGGAGTCATGCATCTGCAGCTCACTTGACTCCTTTTCATTTGTCAGGTAAGTCAATTGTGCTTCCAGTCCAGATATCCGTTCTGACAACTCTATGTTTTCCTGTTCCAGCTCCGATACATGCAACTCTAGTTCAGCTTTGCAGCTCTCTAGCTCAACTATGTTCCTCTCAAGAAGCTTATTGGTTGAAACATGGGAATCTATACTGCTGGAAAGCACAAGTATATCTTTCCGCACTTCATCCAAGCATTTAGATGTGATGCTGCTTTCTTTAAGCGATGCGGACAGGCGTTCCTCAAGCTGACTCTTCTCTGCCTGAATCTCAGAAATAAAATTTTCCATCTCAACCTTGGAACGCCGAAGGTCATCATTTTCCTGCAGTTGCAATTCAAACCTAGCCTTTAGTGTATCTGTCTCAGGTTGTTCAGTATCCTCTAGATCTGCTATTCTCGATTGGCACTTCCATGTCACACCAGATTCACAAACTCCCAGTTCAGTAGAATGTAAACCGTTTATCTTTCTTCTCAGCTCAGATAACTCGAGATTGCTTTGTTTCAGCTCCTCTTGGCTTTTTCGGAACTTTTCTTCTAGCTCACAGGTTTGAGACCTAAAATTTAGCAGCTTCAGCTCAAGGTCAGCACATTTTCTCTGTAACTCATCTGCATTAGACATTGATGACTCAGAAAAACTGTCGTCTCTTAACATTTCCTTATTCCTAAGTTCCTCCTCCAGTTGATGAATCCGGGATGTAAGCTCTTCGAATTGCAGCTCATTGTTGTTTGAAATACGAGGAACCTGACCTTTTGTCAGACCATTTTCTTTCAGCTTATATATAAGCTCCAAATTTTCATCTGTTAGTTCAGAGCAGTCCTTCTCAAGCTCTTGTATTTTAGCCCTTAAAATTTCATTTTCTTTCTCCAATTCAAGATAAATGGCATTGGAACCTGCACCACCTGCATTTCCAATGTTGAGAGCACGATCCAATTTCTCCCTCAGAATTGTGATTTCATCCTCTTTCATTGACAGTTTCTTAGCCCACTCTTTGTCTTCTTTTACTAACAGCCCATTCTCAGGATCAGCAGTCTGCTTGACCTTCGAAATCTTAGATATTTCAACTCTCTGTTCTTCAATGGTTTCCTCCAGTTCCTGAAGAATGGAAAGAAGCTCTATATTTGACTCTTGAGTCCTGTTTAGTTGTATGGTTAAGTCCGTATTCGATTCTTTAAGAAACTTAGCCTCGCCTTCAAGTTCCTTCTGCAGGTCTATCCAGTCTGAACGTTTTGGTGTTCCTGTAATTATTTGCCGTGTGTTTACATCTTGTAAGGATGATTTCAATTCTTCTATTTCATGCCTATATGAATCCCGTTCAGCTTGTGCAGCAGACAGCTCAACTGCTAGCTCAGCCTGTTGCTTTGATTTTTCAGAACACTCCTTTTTCAGCATCTCTAGATCAGCCTTCAACTTGCGAGAGTGGCGTTCCCACATTTTTGCCTCATCACGGAGCTCCTCAATTGTTTCTTCAGCAGTTTCAAGGAGATCTTTAGATGAGTCAGATGCCCCTATAGATAACTGAGAAAGGCCATTTGAAAATGTTTTTGGAGTATTCCCTTGCAGCAAACTTGGGCCTGAGGCCCGAGAACTAAAAGACGAATTGTTGGATCTAAGCCCGTCATCACCACGACCAGCACTAACATAACTAGCATAGGAACTAGCAGAATCCTGCCTTCCCACATAAAGTCCTCCATTAGAGTTGTCTCTAGGAGAGAAGTTTGTTCTATCTGCAGTACTATCTCCAGAATTAGAACTCCGATGGGACCCTGATGCAGAGAAACTTGTTTCCTGCAAAAAAGAAGACGGCACAAATAATCAGCATGGACACATAATACTCTGATAGAGCATGACATGTAACCAAAATATGTCACTTGCTGATGGTGAAATTGCAGTCCATATAGAAAACTATACCCAAATGCGAGGAGCTCCCAAGAGTTATGCAAAAAATATCTTTATGGCATAAAAAGGTTTTCTCTGTAGTGGTAATGACGGTAGGTTCACCAGCTTCCACATTGGAGTATCTTGTGGATTTATGCATACATGCAGGTCATGTGCAACAGAGGAACCTTTgtggaggatgagatcatccgCGCATAATTGTACTCGTGCAGTTTACAGTATGGCTTTTGTGGCTTGCTGATCACTAGTGAACTTTATGTGATTTTTTGATTTATGAATAGGTCATTGAGTAGGAATTCAAACTTATCATAGCTCTTGTGCAAGATAGTATACCCCACAATAACTGAAAAAATTCAAGACTTTTGCTTGATGACTATAGGCGAAAGATTTCATCAGCTTTGCAGAAAAAGATCCACGGACATGTTATTTTTTCATTCCCTTCCAGGGTCTGACATTGAAACATCAAAATGGGGTGTTTTAGCTACACGGTTGAACATATAGCATTGGCAACTAAGTTCCACGTTATTATTCATGTAATCAACAATTTCAGGGGAAATGGGATAGATCTCTTAAGGCATCACAGTCCAACAACAACTCAGGATGGAATGGGTAATGTTTGGGACAGCAAATTGTTTTAAGCAGTAGCATACCCTGTTTCCAGATTCATCTTGATAAGTTCCACCCAGATGATTTTCGGATGAAGAACGAACACCCTTGTTGAACATACCATCGGAGCAATCTGACCTGTTGTCCATCTCATCATTGGTTGGCGTTGGACTACGGTCATCGTGACGGGGAGCCATATCCCTCAATGATCTGACACCACTACATAGAAATGGGAGAATTATCAGGATTTGAGTGAAGTGAAGAGACACTGAACACAACTTGGCAAGAATGAAGTACTCAGGCTTCAGTCTAGTTACCTCAGCTTAGACTTTGTGCCAAGACATTGAACCTTAAGCTGCAAGTGAGGGGAAAAATATGAACGTCAACATAAGTAGTACTAAGGACAGACACCATCAGGCATGCTGCCAAAAGTACAAGCATGAAATAGGCACCTATGTAACAGTTGGCAGCTATGATGGGAATGTAATACCAGCATTTTTTTTTTGGCTACCGAATCATGTAAGCAATGCCCAGATGACCCTTGAAAACGAGGAGGAGCAATGAATAGCCAAAACGCACCTGTAAAACTGTTCCAGAGTTGCATCTCTTCAGCGGCAAAGAGATTGCGGTTGGATCGACTATATTCAGAAAATTAGACAGATTTAGAAAAATCTCCCCAAGAATGCCAGATTTTGTCGATCCCTGCAACATTACATGAGAGCAGTCGTTCATGACCCAATAATAAGCCTAGTGACAGGAATAGAACAGAGTAGATAGACGAAGGTAATAAGCACCGAGACTGAAGCATGAATTGGACATCCAAGAATGGGTAAGGTGGGAAATATTACATATAGGTTCCAAGAGCTGGATATCCAAGCATCATATTACATACCAGGGAGACAATAATCTTGTACTGGCATTCTTCAAATTCTTTGGAGACTTCgtccttggagaaccatatgggtTCCAAGATGGTGTCGGGCCACTGGCATATTCCACTCCGAGAAGCTACTTTACTGGACTTTGCAATTGTTTTTCCATTGTCGACTGAAACTATGGATAGGAAGAGCCTGTCTGATACCGCGGGGGACCTATGAAAAAACAAGAAATGAATCGATAAGACACAAAAACGAGGGGATACATGTCATGTAGCAGATGGGGTAAAATAAACTGCAGGAAAGGCACACACATATGAAATGAATGAGAAGGCACACGCAATACAAGAGGGCAATGCGGTATCCCCTTTTAATAGGCCGTGGTTAAAATGAAGAGGAAGGACCATTTTTTTCTCGGGGTACACGCACACATGAATGAATGGCAGGCACCTCGTGAAATAAAGTTGACCCCCCTAAGAAAGTAGACTGACTGAATGGCAAAAGGTAGCCATTGAATCACCAGGGGGAGACTGGGAGAGGAAGCAATGcgatttgcatatgaggttggtATGGTACAGAAAAACAATAGGGATTGCCGTTTCCCTTTTAGGAGCGGTTCTGAGGTAGGCACACACGTGACGTGAGTAAGGGTGGTGACAAGAATCAAGGAGGCATAATAACGTGTACAATACGAACTAGTAAGGTCGAGTATGATCCTACATTGATGTAACACTCCAAAGGTGAAGGAATGTAGGTTGAATGACGAGTGTCTGTCATCAGTAGCGGCCTTGGCCTACCGGGAGCGAGCAAATCAGGAGATGAAAGAAAGGCAAGCAGCAAAGCGATTACTCCAGTAGATAGAAGAGAAGAAATTGTCCTAatcgaagggcgggcctggtgcaagcggcagTCTTAGCGCCTGTGACCGGAACGTCCCGGGTTCGACGGTCTCCTcgcaggcgagggtaaggcttgccccTAACCCCCTTCTCCAAACCCCgctgggagctctctgcactggataCGCAGGGCCTCTGTTTTGTATAGGATCGGGTAAGCAAGTTTTGGTACTGTCTGTCCTCCCCTGGCCGGCTGGCCCTGGAAGAAGGAAGTGGGGAAAAGAAACGATTTTGGTACTGAGGGAGAGGAGTAGGACAGCCcccgagggagggagggagagcaggaggaagagagagagcaaCCTGGACGGCGCGGAAGTTAGAGAATCTGAAGTCGAAGCGCTCGCCGACGCGGTCGGAGGAgcggtggcggtgaagcttgaacaTCCtgtcctcctgctgctgctgctggtcggtcgtggtagtggtagtggtagtggtagcATGCGATGCGGCCGAGGGAGGGCGGCGGCAGAATCCTGGAccggcctcgtcctcctccggctcctcctaGATTGGGGCTGGGATCGGGAGGTGGAGCTGCGGTTGGTGATGCTGACCTGAGATACGGCGGCGCATGGAGCGGCCGTGCAGGTGCAGCGCAGCAAAAGGCGTAGGGTGGGGA
It encodes:
- the LOC136450838 gene encoding uncharacterized protein, with amino-acid sequence MFKLHRHRSSDRVGERFDFRFSNFRAVQVPAVSDRLFLSIVSVDNGKTIAKSSKVASRSGICQWPDTILEPIWFSKDEVSKEFEECQYKIIVSLGSTKSGILGEIFLNLSNFLNIVDPTAISLPLKRCNSGTVLQLKVQCLGTKSKLSGVRSLRDMAPRHDDRSPTPTNDEMDNRSDCSDGMFNKGVRSSSENHLGGTYQDESGNRETSFSASGSHRSSNSGDSTADRTNFSPRDNSNGGLYVGRQDSASSYASYVSAGRGDDGLRSNNSSFSSRASGPSLLQGNTPKTFSNGLSQLSIGASDSSKDLLETAEETIEELRDEAKMWERHSRKLKADLEMLKKECSEKSKQQAELAVELSAAQAERDSYRHEIEELKSSLQDVNTRQIITGTPKRSDWIDLQKELEGEAKFLKESNTDLTIQLNRTQESNIELLSILQELEETIEEQRVEISKISKVKQTADPENGLLVKEDKEWAKKLSMKEDEITILREKLDRALNIGNAGGAGSNAIYLELEKENEILRAKIQELEKDCSELTDENLELIYKLKENGLTKGQVPRISNNNELQFEELTSRIHQLEEELRNKEMLRDDSFSESSMSNADELQRKCADLELKLLNFRSQTCELEEKFRKSQEELKQSNLELSELRRKINGLHSTELGVCESGVTWKCQSRIADLEDTEQPETDTLKARFELQLQENDDLRRSKVEMENFISEIQAEKSQLEERLSASLKESSITSKCLDEVRKDILVLSSSIDSHVSTNKLLERNIVELESCKAELELHVSELEQENIELSERISGLEAQLTYLTNEKESSELQMHDSRSLIINLKDKVERQQSEMETQRLEFKQKQQESQRRLSEAQDNSEVLRRSNSKLQSTVESLIEECSSLQNLTADLKKQKLELHGHLTQKEQELDDSKKRNFEFSKTVEFLEAKLSSLQKDISSKEQSLLSELESIFQEHMEQEERINRAHFMLNKIEKEKTLEVENLEREVVSLTAQVSSTHEERESATLDAIREVSVLRADNAKLEANLQDVSAQLRHYESQLEDLRKESKNKIKGLVDSLNASKQSEEMLTSDAEHMKKLMEAAKSNEDALRKTSNELELKLKSSDYEKQQMLEEISGLKLQVQKIMNLQDEVFKLQSSLDEAKFEKGKLGEFLRLVTEECEELKAQKAMLTDKVSDMQETLRNGEEEKRNRIAMQAKLVRLESDLSASEASHVHEAELKNELSRIKRSNSEYQRKIQSLEQENEDLTRRVQIMEKGFEQMSHVKENLGKQEIGGDNQAAIQSKIQLLETKLAEALEENKMYRAQQKSPMPEGQSADGDGKEGNTDRILQLEGELRDMKERLLNMSLQYAEVEAQRERLVMELKAIKKGRWF